One genomic window of Numida meleagris isolate 19003 breed g44 Domestic line chromosome 1, NumMel1.0, whole genome shotgun sequence includes the following:
- the LOC110405931 gene encoding interleukin-5 receptor subunit alpha-like, with product MTHITYVHVVLMLSFFQHKTLFSTGLARRQPDVVDELRLHNDLQVIKRESQVILYWNNNLTKEETEKYSVKYILSYTFFDTSQERKERLQEKKKRIRLELHTGFKAKVKTQVFMKETEDLIKESGWTECTYRSPPVYIQNLSCIIYNISFLNCTWHIKAEDPADVQYYFSYRHTEKHFECQQYIKNARNKNIGCHMKEISFQPLKKIILNISVIDLRNNSRRMSYYKGFTPQKIEKLNPPINVSVSLENRSIKIHWKPPPTIGSREKNCFKYQVKITNSKIVNVTEEKYEYPLRPAKKCSAQVRAKKEVCITNKIWSDWSEPVIICDEKTVDSVLLSLTLFCLVIFLGSLLICACRRYRLLEAIAMPFPGPTDKVATWLATDETHHQKQNSMQLEMHSEIILIISEDNGDEDIQRHRHLKESEDL from the exons ATGACACATATTACATATGTTCATGTTGTGCTGATGCTAAGCTTTTTCCAACATAAGACATTGTTTTCCACTGGTTTGGCAAGAAGACAACCAGATGTAGTGG ATGAACTTCGGCTACATAATGATCTACAGGTTATCAAGAGAGAGTCACAAGTTATTCTGTACTGGAACAACAACCTGACaaaagaagagacagagaagTACAGTGTGAAGTATATTCTGAGTTACACATTCTTTGATACAtctcaggaaaggaaa gaaagactacaggaaaagaaaaaaagaatacgTCTTGAGCTACATACTGGTTTTAAAGCTAAAGTTAAAACACAAGTttttatgaaagaaacagaagaccTAATTAAGGAGAGCGGCTGGACAGAATGTACATACAGGTCCCCTCCAG TATATATTCAAAATCTTTCATGCATCAtatataatatttcttttctcaatTGCACCTGGCATATTAAAGCAGAAGATCCTGCAGATGTccagtattatttttcatacag acacactgaaaaacattttgaatgccagcaatatattaaaaatgcaaggaataaaaatattggaTGCCACATGAAAGAAATATCTTTCCAACcactaaagaaaataattttaaacatatcTGTAATAGATCTAAGAAATAATTCAAGAAGAATGTCTTATTATAAAGGTTTTACACCTCAGAAAATAG agaaactgaACCCACCGATCAACGTCTCTGTTTCCcttgaaaacagaagtattaAAATTCACTGGAAACCCCCGCCTACCATTGgttcaagagaaaaaaactgctttaagtATCAAGTGAAAATAACAAACAGTAAG ATTGTAAATGTCACTGAAGAGAAATATGAGTATCCACTTAGGCCAGCAAAAAAATGTTCAGCACAAGTGAGGGCCAAGAAAGAGGTTTGCATAACAAACAAGATTTGGAGTGACTGGAGTGAACCGGTGATTATTTGTGATG aaaaaactgTGGACAGCGTGCTGCTAAGCCTCACATTGTTCTGCCTTGTGATTTTCCTTGGAAGTTTGCTGATATGTGCGTGTAGAAG GTATAGACTCCTGGAAGCTATAGCCATGCCCTTTCCGGGTCCTACAGATAAAGTTGCAACTTGGTTAGCTACAGATGAGACTCACCACCAG